The genomic stretch ACACAGAAGCATGTGTGCAGCTGCGTGTGCgtcccgggggaggggggcacagccGACACGCCATGGCTGCACCCTGCCACGGGAGGCACATTTTCATGCCTGATAAAAATCCTGGAGCAGAAAGCCTGTGCCAGGGGTCATTAGAGGCCCACCTGTTGGGAAAGCtgtttagttaaaaataaaaacagtaggcTGGATAAGTGCACCCGGTGGAGGGGCAGCAGCCATACTCCGCCGGAAAGAAACAACAACCCAAGCCTGGCGCTCGGGGCCCGCATGAGCCCTCCATCGTCAGCCAGCGGGGAGCGCGTGCCATCCCCAGGGACCGGGTGGCCGTGTTGTGCTGCGATCGCGGGCAGGGCTGCCCACGGGGACCGGGTTTGCGCTCCAGGGGAATTGCTGAGCAGAGGCCCCATCTGCATGTGTGCTGGTGGCAGCAATTAGGCGGGACAAAGGAAGCAGTTGAGCGGTGGAGgcaaacacaggaggaggggcatttggttttgttaaaaaacaaacaaacaaaacaaacagaagcctgcgtgcatgtgcatgtgagcCCTCATTAGGGGCCGACGGGTTCCCCCCTCATCCACGCACTGGAGTCCTCCCCCAGCACTGAGAACATGGCCTAGTTAGGACACAGGACCTGCAAGGGCATTACTGGTGAACACCAGGTCTTCAGGGTGTCCTCAGAGACAGCAGGTTTGGACACACACACGAGGAGGGGACGCCGCAACACGATGGCAGAGGGAAGGATGCCCCGAAAGCCAGGGGATGCGATGCCCTGAGCACGCCCAGGTGGCAGGGGCCCCAGAACGACGCGGCCCCCCTGGCAGCCTGGTGGGGACCTCCACCCCCTGCGGCCCCCTGCAAGCTCCGTCCCTGCTCACCTGGCAAATGACGTTGGGGACCTGGGCCTGGCCCACTGGTATGGGTGCTGCGGCACCGACAGGTACTGGTCACAGAAGGCACCCTTGCGGATATGTTGGAAAGATGTGAACTCTTCGGGCAGGAACTCGGCTGTGGGCGGCGTGGTCCCCAGATCCTCACCAGCTGGCTCCACTTTGAGGGCCACGGAGGGGCAGTGGTCTGGGGCGGTCTTGCGTGCCTTCACAGGGACGCCGTCCAGCTCCAGGCTGTTGTCGGTGGTGAGGGCGTTGATGGCAGCCACGATGGCCGAGCTGGTGTACTGCGTGCTGTTGCCCAGCCAGGTGTCATCAGTGATGCTGACCCGTGGTGAGCTGTGCGGGGACGGCGTGGGTGAGTGGTGTGGGGAGCAGGACAGCTGCCGGCCGTTGAGGCCGTACTTCCTCTTGTTGCAGGGGGACGAGGGCCGGGACGTGCGGGCCCCCAACCAGCTCTCCTCCGTGATGCTGGTGCGGGGCGAGGTGGAGGGCGAGTGTCTGGGGGAGCTGAGCAGGCcgcaggcccccaggccccggggGAAAGCCTCCTCAGGGTCCGTGGTCTTGGGGGACACACAGGGCGACTGCCATGGGGACGTCTGTGGGGACGCGTAGGGGTAGGAGAAGTTAGACTCATAGGATGAGGCCTCTGAGTTGCAGCTGCGTGAGGACAGGCTGCTGGCCGGGCTGAGGCACGAGGGGTCCCGGTAGGCCTCCAGGTTGGGCAGGTTCAGGGTGGCTGTGGAGGAGGGCCGCTTGGAGCTGGGAAGGACGTCTTCCACCTCCACGTCGTGGAAGAACTGGCTGTTACTGTGGTGCATGCCCAGGTACGAGGTGATCTCGATGCGAGGACTCTCCAGGGCAGGGGCCCCATTGGGCCGGATGTGGCCGGAGGACAGGAAGTAGCTGGAGGGCCCGGTGTCCACAGCCCCACCATAGCCCGGGGGCTGGCTGGCCGCAGGAGCTGGCATGCCCGGGCCCGAGGTCTGCAGGTCGTGGCACGGAGCTGGCAGTGATGGGTGAGCCGGGCCAGGAGGCAGAACAGAGCTGATGCTCGACGGTGCATAACTGTAGTGCTCTGCAAACGGGCAGAAGGGAAGATGGCGTGAGGGGCCAGTCACCAAAAAGGACACGCACTGCTCCATGAGCCCAGCGGCACCGACAGGCCAGCGGGTCCCAGCTTGTCCTGgtccaccctccctcccctgctgctgGTGCTCGGGCTCCCATCGCCCCCACGCCGCCGCGGGCTCCCACCGACCTCCCTCTACTCAAAGACTGCCTGCCCAGATCTCAGTCCCCAGCCGCAGCCGGTGTTATCCTCCCTGGGTTATCTCTTCTTCAACACGTAGCATCACTGACATCCACCATCTCTGACCAGGATAAACTAACTTTGCCTGCCTTAGTGTACTTGCCTTCATGGCTGTCTTCAGAGCCTAAGCCTGTGCCTGACAAACAGGTGGACAGACGGATGGATGGGCCCGTGGGTGGATAGacgggtgagtgggtgggtggaggggtggaCGGGTAGAGGGATGGGTGAGTTCCAGCTACAGGAACCCGGacatttaaagagatttaataACCTCATCACTGACAAGGTGCCTTAACCACTTGCTACAAAGAAAACACCTCAAGGACCAGATAGAAGCACAGGTTTTGGGGTCGCTCTCATGTAAATTCTGATGCTAGTTCATGGCCTAGTGATcccagtttcaaaaaaaaaaaaaaaaaaagcctagaacATCAATGCACAGCAAGATTTAAGAATCGTTACATGCTAATTATAACCTCTATaaggtatgtttaaaaaaaaatcattactgcCATAATTAGAATTTTTACCAGAAAAGCCACATTTCTAGATTTCCTATTTGAAAAGACACCTAATAACACCTTGGTACGTCAGTGCCGTGCACTGGGAGGAGTCTTCCGAGGTCTCTAAATAATGGAAGTGCATGCCTGGAAACCATACACCGGGCCTGGTTTAGTGCGCTGCGGGAGGCCCCAGTCCCATGACACTGCTGCCCTTCTGGGCAGGAACCTGCCCGCGCCAGCACTGCCGGGCAATGAGGGTCCCCAAGTATGGGCTCACACTCCACTATGTTTGGGGACAGAAAGGGGCTGAGCACCCCAAACACAGGGGGTCTCTGCCCGCCGTTATTTCCAAGAGCCATTCGACCACTCCCTGGTCGTGCAGGCTCTCTGTCCTTGGAATCACCAAGTCCCTGTTTTTACTGCTTGGGGGCCCCCAGACCTGAGTGCTCCCTGGATGGCCTCTGCTCCTCCAGGCCCCCCAGGTGCTGCAAAGAGcgcacagccccccacccccacccccgccgagGGCATCAGCCTTCCAGATGCTTGGCTCCAGTACCAGATGGCCTGGGGAGCCCTGCCCAGGAAGGGCTGCGTCAGGATGGCTGTGCCTGCATGAGCCTACAGCTCATGCACCCAGGGGCCCGTGGCCCGTGTCCTGTCAGCACCGCCCACCTGCTCCCATGGAGTGCAGTGAGGAGCTGGGAAGGCCcagcaccctcccccaccccccccacccctgtttcCATTTCCCTGGGACAGGAGGTGGTGCTGGGCCCAGGGGGACCTGCCCCTGGGACCCCCTCCCATGCTTGCCGGCGCTTACCACCACCTCTTCGCACCCTTACATGCTCACCAACACCCTCAATACACAACTGCAACCAAAAGTTTAAAGCTATAATCTTTGTAAAAATCAAACAAGGAGTGAAAAACCCAGAAAAGGAAGTTCCCAGAGGAGGTCAGGGATCCTCAGAAGAGGCAGTGCGGGGGCTGCGGGTCCCAAGGCCCCCCCTCCCAAGGCACATCTCCCACAGCTGGACCTGCCAAGCTGCTGCACAGGTGCCCCAGCAGAAGTGGTCCACGGGGACCCAGGGGGCAGTGGGGGCCAGGCCTGCGGG from Canis aureus isolate CA01 chromosome 1, VMU_Caureus_v.1.0, whole genome shotgun sequence encodes the following:
- the NFATC1 gene encoding nuclear factor of activated T-cells, cytoplasmic 1 isoform X9 yields the protein MPSTSFPVLSKFPLGPPAAVCGSGESLGPAPPSGGSMKSAEEEHYSYAPSSISSVLPPGPAHPSLPAPCHDLQTSGPGMPAPAASQPPGYGGAVDTGPSSYFLSSGHIRPNGAPALESPRIEITSYLGMHHSNSQFFHDVEVEDVLPSSKRPSSTATLNLPNLEAYRDPSCLSPASSLSSRSCNSEASSYESNFSYPYASPQTSPWQSPCVSPKTTDPEEAFPRGLGACGLLSSPRHSPSTSPRTSITEESWLGARTSRPSSPCNKRKYGLNGRQLSCSPHHSPTPSPHSSPRVSITDDTWLGNSTQYTSSAIVAAINALTTDNSLELDGVPVKARKTAPDHCPSVALKVEPAGEDLGTTPPTAEFLPEEFTSFQHIRKGAFCDQYLSVPQHPYQWARPRSPTSFASPSLPALDWQLPSRSGPYELRIEVQPKPHHRAHYETEGSRGAVKASAGGHPSVQLHGYLENEPLTLQLFIGTADDRLLRPHAFYQVHRITGKTVSTTSHEAILSNTKVLEIPLLPENNMRAIVDCAGILKLRNSDIELRKGETDIGRKNTRVRLVFRVHIPQPNGRTLSLQVASNPIECSQRSAQELPLVEKQSVASCPVLGGKKMVLSGHNFLQDSKVIFVEKAPDGHHIWETEAKLDRDLCKPNSLVVEIPPFRNQRITSPVQVSFYVCNGKRKRSQYQHFTYLPANVNEIIRNDLSSTNIRS
- the NFATC1 gene encoding nuclear factor of activated T-cells, cytoplasmic 1 isoform X8, with the protein product MPSTSFPVLSKFPLGPPAAVCGSGESLGPAPPSGGSMKSAEEEHYSYAPSSISSVLPPGPAHPSLPAPCHDLQTSGPGMPAPAASQPPGYGGAVDTGPSSYFLSSGHIRPNGAPALESPRIEITSYLGMHHSNSQFFHDVEVEDVLPSSKRPSSTATLNLPNLEAYRDPSCLSPASSLSSRSCNSEASSYESNFSYPYASPQTSPWQSPCVSPKTTDPEEAFPRGLGACGLLSSPRHSPSTSPRTSITEESWLGARTSRPSSPCNKRKYGLNGRQLSCSPHHSPTPSPHSSPRVSITDDTWLGNSTQYTSSAIVAAINALTTDNSLELDGVPVKARKTAPDHCPSVALKVEPAGEDLGTTPPTAEFLPEEFTSFQHIRKGAFCDQYLSVPQHPYQWARPRSPTSFASPSLPALDWQLPSRSGPYELRIEVQPKPHHRAHYETEGSRGAVKASAGGHPSVQLHGYLENEPLTLQLFIGTADDRLLRPHAFYQVHRITGKTVSTTSHEAILSNTKVLEIPLLPENNMRAIVDCAGILKLRNSDIELRKGETDIGRKNTRVRLVFRVHIPQPNGRTLSLQVASNPIECSQRSAQELPLVEKQSVASCPVLGGKKMVLSGHNFLQDSKVIFVEKAPDGHHIWETEAKLDRDLCKPNSLVVEIPPFRNQRITSPVQVSFYVCNGKRKRSQYQHFTYLPANGNALFLTLSENEPRGHFF